The Sediminispirochaeta smaragdinae DSM 11293 genome has a segment encoding these proteins:
- the rsfS gene encoding ribosome silencing factor: protein MKRAALALAEEISSHKGENTVLIDLTGKSSWTDYFLISTVNSLGHLKGMVRNVKERLAELGVELLQRHKRIGEDGWELIDCGFLVIHLMTKEMRDFYDLERLWFEGDVIFRE from the coding sequence ATGAAGCGGGCGGCCCTGGCGTTGGCGGAGGAAATCAGTAGCCATAAGGGCGAAAACACGGTCCTCATCGATTTGACGGGAAAAAGTAGCTGGACGGATTATTTTCTTATTTCGACGGTAAACAGTCTCGGACACCTGAAAGGAATGGTCCGCAATGTAAAAGAGAGGCTTGCCGAACTTGGAGTAGAGCTACTTCAGCGACATAAACGTATCGGAGAAGACGGATGGGAGCTAATCGATTGCGGCTTTTTGGTGATACACCTCATGACCAAGGAAATGAGGGATTTTTACGACCTTGAACGACTTTGGTTTGAAGGTGACGTAATTTTCAGGGAATAA
- a CDS encoding adenine phosphoribosyltransferase, translating into MSATYDFDAAIRRIPDFPKPGVLFYDITSLIGNAEAFGAVIDTMKHLYQGRRIDAIAAVEARGFLFATPLAYLLNLPTILIRKKGKLPGATVERSFSLEYGEDTIQIHRGDIPIGGNVLIVDDLIATGGTIRAAVDLLRESGACANELFSVIGLPFLGFRELLSDCSIETLVCYEGE; encoded by the coding sequence ATGAGTGCCACATACGATTTCGATGCAGCCATACGAAGAATACCCGATTTTCCCAAACCTGGTGTTCTTTTCTACGATATTACCTCGTTGATTGGAAATGCCGAGGCATTTGGGGCTGTGATTGACACAATGAAGCATCTTTACCAGGGGCGGCGTATTGATGCCATAGCAGCGGTTGAGGCCCGGGGCTTTCTCTTTGCCACTCCCCTTGCTTACCTTCTGAATCTTCCGACGATTCTGATTCGGAAAAAGGGTAAGCTTCCCGGAGCCACCGTAGAGCGCTCTTTCTCCCTTGAATATGGTGAGGATACGATTCAAATCCATCGTGGCGATATACCCATAGGGGGGAATGTTCTTATTGTTGACGACTTGATTGCCACAGGAGGTACCATCCGCGCTGCGGTGGATCTCCTTCGTGAATCTGGTGCCTGTGCAAACGAGCTTTTTTCCGTCATTGGCCTACCTTTTCTTGGTTTTAGGGAGCTTCTTTCCGATTGCAGCATCGAGACATTGGTTTGCTATGAGGGAGAATAA
- the argS gene encoding arginine--tRNA ligase, whose amino-acid sequence MADITDTKTLWKGAVADALFRHAESMELSFQRPDPASLIAERPPKPEMGDLAFPMFPFAKLFRTSPMAIASAVADHAKQTAAALGASGEVEASGPYVNVRYNLASMMPGLLKQVFSEAEAYGKTDLYAGEKIMIEFSCPNTNKPLHLGHLRNDALGESVSRILKANGADVRKVNLINDRGIHICKSMLAYSVFGKGKSPESEGCKGDHFVGDYYVKYNSWAKEEPEAEERARELLRKWEAGDPETVELWKTMNRWTIDGIGETYRKTGISFDDIYYESKTYSAGRDEVLKGLRNGVFYKEEDGSVWVDLAEINLDKKVLLRSDGTTLYLTQDIGTAIARHGDWPFKRLIYVVASEQQYHFKVLFHVLKKLGFDWAENLYHLSYGMVNLPEGKMKSREGTVVDADDLIAELSSMAAAEIKTKGREGDVGDVEKTAEAVGLAALNYYLLQISPAKDMIFDPKESISFNGNTGPYLQYMGARISSMLRKFEERSDEFKGATVDPSLITTIEERELIKLISLFPEKVAQAGAEFNPSIVTTYLYDLSRTFSRYYHDNQILNNDDKNLAFTRLSLAKGVLQVLKNAYWLVGIPFLEVM is encoded by the coding sequence ATGGCCGACATTACCGATACGAAAACCCTGTGGAAAGGTGCCGTTGCCGACGCCTTGTTTCGCCACGCTGAAAGTATGGAGCTCTCCTTCCAGCGACCAGACCCCGCGTCTTTGATTGCGGAGCGGCCCCCGAAGCCGGAAATGGGGGACCTTGCCTTTCCTATGTTTCCTTTTGCCAAGCTTTTTCGCACATCTCCGATGGCCATTGCAAGTGCCGTGGCCGATCATGCAAAGCAGACGGCAGCGGCACTTGGTGCCTCAGGTGAGGTCGAGGCTTCCGGCCCTTATGTAAATGTCCGTTACAATCTTGCTTCGATGATGCCGGGTTTGCTGAAGCAGGTTTTTTCCGAGGCAGAAGCTTATGGAAAAACCGATCTGTATGCTGGCGAGAAGATCATGATTGAATTTTCCTGCCCCAATACAAATAAACCCCTTCATCTTGGCCATTTGCGAAACGATGCTCTGGGAGAAAGCGTAAGCAGGATCTTAAAGGCCAACGGCGCCGATGTGAGAAAGGTAAATCTCATCAATGACCGCGGTATTCACATCTGTAAATCCATGCTTGCCTATTCTGTTTTTGGTAAAGGAAAAAGCCCGGAATCCGAGGGGTGTAAAGGTGATCACTTTGTCGGTGATTATTATGTGAAGTACAATAGCTGGGCGAAAGAGGAACCCGAGGCAGAGGAACGAGCCAGGGAACTCTTGAGAAAATGGGAAGCCGGTGATCCTGAAACCGTCGAACTGTGGAAAACCATGAATCGCTGGACCATCGACGGCATAGGTGAGACCTACCGGAAGACCGGCATCTCCTTTGACGATATCTATTATGAGAGTAAAACCTATTCGGCAGGCAGGGATGAGGTGCTGAAGGGCTTACGCAACGGTGTCTTTTATAAAGAAGAAGACGGCTCCGTTTGGGTTGATCTTGCCGAGATCAATCTGGACAAAAAGGTTCTTCTGCGAAGCGACGGAACGACCCTCTACCTTACCCAGGATATCGGTACGGCGATCGCAAGGCATGGGGATTGGCCCTTTAAGCGGCTTATTTATGTTGTGGCTTCCGAACAGCAATACCATTTTAAGGTTTTGTTTCATGTTTTGAAGAAGCTTGGTTTCGATTGGGCCGAGAACCTTTACCATCTCTCCTACGGTATGGTCAATCTTCCTGAAGGCAAGATGAAGAGCCGAGAGGGGACTGTTGTGGATGCAGACGACCTTATTGCGGAACTAAGTTCCATGGCTGCTGCGGAAATCAAGACGAAGGGAAGAGAAGGTGATGTGGGAGATGTCGAGAAAACGGCAGAAGCGGTAGGACTTGCCGCTCTCAACTATTATCTCCTGCAGATTTCTCCTGCAAAGGATATGATCTTCGATCCGAAGGAATCGATCTCCTTCAACGGTAATACCGGTCCTTACCTGCAGTACATGGGGGCGAGGATCAGCAGCATGCTGAGAAAATTCGAAGAGCGAAGCGATGAGTTCAAAGGGGCGACAGTGGATCCCTCGCTCATTACCACGATTGAAGAGCGGGAGCTTATCAAGTTGATATCGTTGTTTCCTGAAAAGGTCGCTCAGGCTGGAGCGGAATTTAATCCCTCTATCGTTACCACCTATTTGTATGATCTGAGCCGAACCTTTAGTCGCTACTATCACGATAATCAGATTTTGAACAATGACGATAAAAATTTGGCCTTTACACGACTTTCCCTGGCGAAAGGGGTTCTGCAGGTCCTGAAAAATGCCTATTGGCTTGTGGGGATCCCTTTTCTCGAAGTGATGTAG
- the yqeK gene encoding bis(5'-nucleosyl)-tetraphosphatase (symmetrical) YqeK produces the protein MKMNLEKMYQRVDVEAKRLLSPSRYQHTVRTAKTAVCLCRRFNADEKLGRLAGIAHDLGRGEKPSVVLETAKAAGRKVSPEEEEHPLLLHGWYGVRLLKAMFPDCPVAVCEAVEFHTAGKPGMGKIAKIIFCADYLEPGRDHLDRTLLEMSGRCETLDSLCIVVLEHQLAYLRSQGRRIVKESLLLYDELKRGSCEEKNRKLK, from the coding sequence ATGAAGATGAATCTCGAGAAGATGTATCAAAGAGTCGATGTCGAGGCAAAACGCCTGCTATCTCCCTCGCGATATCAACACACTGTTCGAACTGCCAAGACTGCGGTCTGCTTATGCAGGAGGTTTAACGCGGATGAGAAGCTGGGAAGGCTTGCTGGAATTGCCCATGACCTTGGGCGAGGTGAGAAGCCTTCTGTGGTTCTTGAAACGGCCAAAGCGGCGGGGCGCAAGGTCAGCCCGGAAGAAGAGGAGCACCCTTTGTTGCTGCATGGCTGGTATGGAGTCCGCCTTCTGAAAGCGATGTTTCCGGATTGTCCCGTTGCCGTCTGTGAAGCCGTCGAGTTTCATACCGCAGGAAAACCAGGGATGGGTAAGATCGCCAAGATCATCTTTTGTGCCGATTATCTTGAACCAGGCAGGGACCATCTCGATCGGACATTGCTGGAGATGAGTGGACGTTGCGAAACCCTGGATTCCCTCTGTATTGTTGTGCTCGAGCATCAGCTTGCCTATCTACGATCACAGGGCAGACGGATTGTCAAGGAGTCGCTCCTTTTATATGATGAGCTAAAACGAGGTAGTTGTGAGGAGAAAAACAGGAAACTCAAATAA
- a CDS encoding polyphenol oxidase family protein translates to MSEISVSNDFLRFFPFSDPKVQVDMSLRSLGDMSDPEGEPRRGFYEEAGLLNRRVFTLQQVHSRRIVYVDGSDLPIAVSRMEGDGLISRDPSLVLGVTVADCLPIFLFHAKSGTFAALHSGWRGTGIVSDALEAFRANWAIAPDEVEAFIGPSIGGCCYRVDEKRARDFSRRYGDAVLRKEGREFYLDLGEVNERLLRISGVRQLVREKSCTSCDDRFGSYRREGPEAFHRMLALIAFFQ, encoded by the coding sequence TTGAGCGAAATCTCGGTTAGTAATGATTTTCTTCGTTTTTTTCCCTTTTCCGATCCGAAGGTGCAAGTTGATATGTCGCTTCGGAGCCTTGGTGATATGAGTGATCCTGAGGGAGAACCCCGTCGCGGCTTCTACGAGGAAGCAGGCCTTTTGAACCGGAGAGTTTTTACGCTGCAGCAGGTCCATTCCCGCCGTATCGTTTACGTAGATGGAAGCGATCTTCCCATTGCCGTTTCCCGAATGGAGGGTGACGGTCTTATCAGTCGTGATCCTTCTCTTGTCCTTGGCGTCACCGTTGCGGATTGTCTGCCGATTTTTCTTTTTCATGCCAAGAGCGGGACCTTTGCCGCGCTCCATAGTGGCTGGAGGGGCACCGGTATCGTCTCTGATGCATTGGAGGCGTTTCGGGCGAATTGGGCCATCGCCCCGGACGAGGTAGAGGCCTTTATCGGCCCATCAATCGGCGGATGCTGCTATCGGGTGGACGAAAAGCGGGCTCGGGATTTTTCCCGACGCTACGGTGATGCCGTCCTTCGAAAGGAGGGGCGGGAGTTCTACCTCGACCTCGGTGAGGTAAATGAGCGCTTGCTGCGGATCTCCGGGGTACGTCAGCTGGTACGGGAGAAAAGCTGTACCAGCTGCGATGATCGTTTCGGCAGTTATCGCAGAGAGGGGCCCGAAGCCTTCCATAGAATGCTTGCACTGATCGCCTTTTTTCAGTAA
- the obgE gene encoding GTPase ObgE, producing the protein MFGFADETYIDVASGSGGNGAISFRREKYVPKGGPDGGDGGNGGNVVFLVRKNLRTLAHLKKERHFRAEAGQAGSGQRRHGRNGADAVIPVPPGTILRDPQSEEIIKDLAELEEGESWIFLSGGRGGKGNTHFKSARRQIPRFAQDGEEGSQARVHVELRLIADIGFVGFPNAGKSSLLKAATNAKPEVASYEFTTKIPNLGMMNIGYRELILADIPGLIRGASQGAGLGHTFLRHISRTTGLAFLIDLSDDRYAEAFPVLLKELASYDPVLAEKPRLIVATKLDLPETKGRFEELKALLPNESIVGISTFTGLGLRELGQAFGRLCEEAERSK; encoded by the coding sequence GTGTTTGGTTTCGCTGATGAGACCTATATAGACGTTGCCTCCGGATCCGGAGGTAACGGCGCCATTTCCTTTCGTCGTGAAAAATATGTCCCCAAAGGGGGACCCGATGGTGGTGACGGGGGAAACGGCGGAAATGTCGTCTTTCTTGTCCGGAAAAATTTGCGAACTCTTGCCCATTTGAAAAAGGAACGCCACTTTCGTGCTGAGGCTGGGCAGGCCGGCAGCGGTCAGCGTCGGCATGGTCGTAACGGAGCAGATGCTGTTATTCCGGTACCGCCGGGGACCATTTTGCGTGACCCCCAGAGCGAAGAGATCATAAAGGATCTTGCGGAATTGGAGGAGGGGGAAAGCTGGATTTTTCTCTCCGGAGGCCGCGGCGGCAAGGGGAATACGCACTTCAAATCCGCACGACGTCAGATTCCCCGTTTTGCTCAGGATGGGGAAGAGGGAAGTCAGGCCAGGGTGCATGTTGAACTTCGCCTGATTGCCGATATAGGTTTTGTCGGTTTTCCGAATGCCGGAAAATCAAGCCTGCTGAAGGCCGCTACCAACGCAAAGCCTGAGGTCGCATCCTATGAGTTCACCACAAAGATTCCTAATCTTGGAATGATGAATATCGGCTATAGGGAGCTTATCCTTGCCGATATCCCGGGCCTTATCAGGGGTGCCTCGCAGGGAGCCGGTCTCGGGCATACCTTTCTTCGGCACATCTCTCGTACAACAGGGCTGGCCTTTCTTATCGACCTTTCAGATGATCGCTATGCCGAGGCCTTTCCCGTTCTGCTTAAGGAGCTTGCCTCTTACGATCCTGTTTTGGCCGAGAAACCGAGGCTGATCGTTGCTACGAAATTGGATCTTCCCGAAACGAAGGGGCGCTTTGAAGAGTTGAAAGCCTTATTACCAAATGAATCGATCGTGGGGATTTCCACTTTTACCGGTCTTGGGCTTCGGGAGCTGGGCCAGGCTTTTGGTCGACTCTGCGAAGAAGCGGAGCGTTCGAAATGA
- the rpmA gene encoding 50S ribosomal protein L27: protein MAHKKGGGSSKNGRDSASQRLGVKRAGGQVVKAGEIIVRQRGTKFHPGLNVGKGKDDTLFAKEAGTVVFKRRLGRHYINIDPIAQ, encoded by the coding sequence ATGGCACATAAAAAAGGTGGCGGAAGTTCCAAGAATGGTCGAGACTCCGCATCACAGCGGCTCGGAGTAAAGCGTGCCGGCGGACAGGTCGTAAAGGCAGGAGAAATCATCGTCAGACAGCGTGGGACGAAGTTTCATCCCGGTTTGAATGTCGGCAAAGGAAAGGACGATACCCTTTTTGCCAAAGAGGCCGGGACCGTCGTATTCAAGAGACGACTTGGACGACACTACATCAATATCGACCCCATAGCACAATAA
- a CDS encoding ribosomal-processing cysteine protease Prp, with protein MVTVVVSLDEAGIVREMTAEGHALGFAKGENPVCAAVTVLVRTYLRWIEIGGIESVEGEAPKSGVLYASVGKPCRERESLFQGASQFLLTGLSDLHETFPRQCSLRVKRFKE; from the coding sequence ATGGTAACGGTGGTCGTCTCTCTTGACGAGGCCGGAATCGTCCGGGAAATGACGGCGGAAGGACATGCCCTTGGTTTTGCCAAGGGAGAAAATCCTGTTTGTGCCGCCGTTACCGTTCTTGTTCGGACCTACCTCCGTTGGATCGAGATTGGAGGGATAGAGTCCGTTGAAGGAGAAGCGCCGAAATCCGGCGTTTTGTATGCGAGTGTCGGTAAGCCCTGCCGGGAACGGGAGTCCCTTTTTCAAGGTGCTTCGCAGTTCTTGCTGACTGGTCTTTCCGACCTCCATGAGACATTTCCCCGACAATGTTCGTTGAGGGTAAAAAGATTCAAGGAGTAG
- a CDS encoding DUF5312 family protein, with product MNRESSFDRLVQALSTEERQTMLDRIRTATMTSDEPLVLEETTENYTPRDSFARLGFWKRLFCFLKALFTGTDKYEIVEELDIQRLAKDVEKMSPSVLNYGQGEIGIGFYDRIAKLEASLTVLRPPLRTALGGSKEEFVAFYVGWIMPLVQEELLTLLDPEKLAFERSLEDPFEVKRAIESSLKEYLAEILDNDRKRLYQQARALSLLKQFVDFPFSKLLQPFTNADGRVSPVAMNEIRGTLFEFDALLYSLEPLPDDDALKAVFMFDMQKDLDERDFNPADQLLKMMDSISWAWQVIRQTAAELRVNDLCRIVSRNLNYQAESVGGGEDWFQMYRKFWQKRCDAVLGRYIEESKRKQIIQDAVKFLKKRELPLLDNYRPASVMLNVRPRFPISLSFIASFVKELFLQELHSPLKLILIDGQFYKEQNREEYNESYSGILKVVDDIAYIDSALAPDGALQGEFEQLSKEVLGTKIIRKKVEVRIGELDREADRIINGFEENLRLLANVIGGIVDGEMGGRFDTLSNLGYIGKNDNSNLMRRLKAIKQILEKAIFICRELYDIERNLG from the coding sequence ATGAACAGAGAAAGCTCTTTCGATCGTTTGGTGCAGGCCCTTTCAACCGAAGAGCGGCAGACGATGCTTGATCGTATTCGTACCGCTACAATGACCAGCGATGAACCTCTGGTATTGGAAGAGACGACCGAAAACTATACGCCTCGGGACTCTTTTGCCCGCCTTGGGTTTTGGAAGCGGCTTTTTTGTTTTCTGAAGGCACTTTTCACCGGTACCGATAAATACGAAATTGTTGAAGAACTTGATATTCAACGTCTTGCAAAGGATGTGGAAAAAATGAGTCCCTCCGTGCTCAACTACGGGCAGGGGGAGATCGGTATAGGATTTTACGATCGAATCGCCAAGCTTGAGGCTTCTCTTACCGTACTCAGACCACCGCTTAGAACTGCCCTCGGTGGATCGAAAGAGGAGTTCGTTGCTTTCTATGTCGGTTGGATTATGCCCCTTGTGCAGGAAGAGCTGCTTACTTTGCTTGATCCTGAGAAGCTTGCCTTTGAGCGTTCTCTCGAAGACCCCTTCGAGGTGAAACGAGCGATTGAATCTTCCCTTAAGGAATACCTTGCAGAGATTCTCGATAACGACAGAAAGCGGCTCTACCAGCAGGCCAGGGCGTTGAGTCTCCTCAAGCAATTTGTTGACTTTCCCTTTTCCAAGCTGCTTCAACCCTTTACCAATGCCGATGGCAGGGTTTCTCCCGTTGCGATGAACGAAATACGGGGAACCTTATTTGAATTCGATGCCCTTCTTTACTCATTGGAACCTCTGCCCGATGATGATGCCTTAAAGGCTGTTTTTATGTTCGATATGCAGAAGGATCTGGATGAACGGGATTTTAACCCTGCGGATCAGCTTCTGAAGATGATGGACAGCATCTCTTGGGCATGGCAGGTCATTCGTCAGACCGCCGCCGAGTTGCGTGTCAACGACCTTTGTCGGATCGTGAGTAGGAACCTCAACTATCAGGCCGAATCCGTGGGTGGGGGGGAAGACTGGTTTCAGATGTATCGGAAATTCTGGCAGAAACGGTGCGATGCCGTACTCGGCCGCTATATTGAAGAGTCTAAGCGGAAACAGATCATTCAGGATGCGGTAAAATTCCTGAAAAAACGTGAGCTGCCCCTATTGGATAACTATCGTCCAGCTTCGGTGATGCTGAATGTCCGTCCCCGCTTTCCCATTAGTCTTAGTTTTATTGCTTCTTTTGTGAAGGAGCTTTTTCTCCAGGAGCTGCACAGCCCTCTTAAATTGATTCTTATCGACGGGCAGTTCTATAAGGAACAGAATAGGGAAGAGTACAACGAGTCCTACAGCGGTATCTTGAAGGTTGTCGACGACATTGCGTACATTGATTCGGCGCTTGCCCCCGACGGGGCCTTGCAGGGTGAGTTTGAGCAGCTTTCGAAAGAGGTCCTCGGCACGAAGATTATCCGCAAAAAAGTCGAGGTCCGAATCGGAGAACTGGACCGTGAGGCCGATAGGATTATCAACGGATTTGAGGAAAATCTTCGACTTTTGGCAAATGTCATCGGTGGCATTGTAGACGGGGAAATGGGGGGACGTTTCGATACTCTCAGTAATCTTGGTTATATCGGTAAGAACGATAACAGCAACCTCATGCGCCGTTTAAAGGCCATTAAACAGATTTTAGAAAAGGCAATCTTTATTTGCAGGGAGTTGTACGACATTGAGCGAAATCTCGGTTAG
- the rplU gene encoding 50S ribosomal protein L21: MYALVEIKGKQYKAEKGALLTVDRLDTPEGQELEFDSVLLTSDGEKVSVGTPYVDGVKVKVSVEGEEKGDKVTIFKFKKRKAYRKRQGHRQKYSSIRVTDIIGA; this comes from the coding sequence ATGTACGCACTGGTTGAAATTAAAGGAAAACAGTACAAAGCCGAAAAAGGGGCTCTGCTTACGGTCGACAGACTCGATACACCCGAAGGTCAGGAGCTGGAGTTTGATTCGGTCCTGCTTACCAGCGATGGCGAGAAGGTAAGCGTAGGCACTCCCTATGTTGATGGTGTTAAGGTAAAGGTCTCCGTTGAAGGAGAAGAAAAGGGTGATAAGGTCACTATTTTCAAATTCAAGAAGCGGAAAGCCTATCGAAAACGACAGGGCCATCGGCAGAAGTATTCTTCTATTCGGGTTACCGATATTATCGGCGCCTAA
- a CDS encoding chemotaxis protein CheX has translation MINGHLSLFKQAFEEVLHEIGFADLTYKAAPEMNPPSEAVATIGITGDIQGFLLLRSDTKSLVAFISKVLANMGMEESEESFGNFQREAFGEILNQLSGRSVMLLADHGFECDITPPTLLIGANISYDIRALDDFLNQDISGGFGKINIFVGIKKAKEWSKKS, from the coding sequence ATGATAAACGGCCATTTATCGCTTTTTAAACAAGCATTCGAAGAGGTCCTCCATGAAATTGGATTTGCGGATCTCACGTATAAAGCGGCTCCCGAAATGAACCCTCCGAGTGAGGCTGTCGCGACCATCGGTATTACCGGGGATATCCAAGGATTCTTGCTTCTACGCTCCGATACAAAAAGTCTGGTTGCGTTTATCTCCAAGGTCCTTGCCAATATGGGCATGGAAGAGAGTGAAGAAAGTTTTGGAAATTTTCAGCGGGAAGCCTTCGGCGAGATTCTCAATCAACTTTCCGGAAGGTCGGTAATGCTTCTCGCAGATCACGGTTTCGAATGCGACATCACTCCCCCGACCCTGCTCATCGGGGCCAACATCTCTTACGACATCAGAGCACTGGATGATTTCCTCAATCAGGACATTTCCGGAGGCTTCGGAAAGATCAATATCTTCGTTGGCATAAAAAAGGCAAAAGAATGGTCGAAAAAGAGTTGA
- the nadD gene encoding nicotinate (nicotinamide) nucleotide adenylyltransferase → MRIALFGGSFNPIHVGHLHLADELRTDGGYDQVVFIPSFVSPHKSPDDLIDPQLRLEMVRKAAEPAGFIVDDCEIKRKGVSYTADTVDYIYRTYAFEGKPALVVGDDLLDGLNGWKRWNHLSSMVDVVVARREQDTLPLCSELSVAIENLLLPISSSDIRKRVRDGKAYRFLVPEIVYHMIEDLGLYR, encoded by the coding sequence ATGAGGATCGCCCTCTTCGGAGGTAGTTTTAATCCGATCCATGTGGGGCATCTCCATCTTGCTGATGAGCTGAGGACCGATGGAGGGTACGATCAGGTTGTTTTTATTCCTTCTTTCGTTTCTCCCCACAAAAGCCCCGACGATCTGATTGACCCCCAGCTTCGCCTTGAGATGGTTCGGAAAGCTGCAGAACCCGCTGGTTTTATCGTCGATGATTGTGAAATCAAACGGAAGGGTGTTTCCTACACTGCCGATACTGTCGATTATATCTATCGAACGTATGCATTTGAGGGGAAACCGGCTCTTGTCGTAGGCGATGATCTTCTTGATGGCTTGAACGGATGGAAGCGTTGGAATCACCTATCTTCAATGGTTGATGTAGTCGTTGCTAGACGGGAACAGGATACACTTCCTTTATGCTCCGAACTCTCCGTTGCCATTGAAAACCTTCTTCTTCCCATTAGTTCGAGCGATATCCGGAAACGGGTGCGAGATGGAAAGGCCTATCGCTTTCTTGTTCCCGAGATTGTTTACCACATGATTGAGGATCTTGGCCTGTATCGATGA
- a CDS encoding LCP family protein, whose translation MRRKTGNSNKALLLLAVLLLILGITVVFLYVNTRTDEIAALRSEQHYIPVLFSVHKGDEHLFSELFIYHPLTGKGAFFDIPGELGMMIPSLKRIDRIETIFDPDHPDEFRNAVAKMTAIDIPYHIIVSYEDLEGVVDLMGGVDLFIANPVEYMENDQIVLLPSGSVRLDGAKAALYGTYHDPDESDIERINRRQRLAQAFFGRMGEEASLLMEGSAEKLLHKRISTNLNRRAFSSYLESLTLFDADRVVFQRILGTIRNVDGKELLFPHYEGKVVREAVEQTLVSIASEEILSNEELTLSLEILNGTSRNGLAGRTSTVFKGFGYEVVGIGNAPETEVEKSYVVDHTGDITKAQRVANLIRCKDVRSASETSLASTTDSDVLIDVTIVLGKDFDGRYCKEE comes from the coding sequence GTGAGGAGAAAAACAGGAAACTCAAATAAGGCACTGCTGCTTTTGGCGGTGTTGCTTCTTATTCTCGGAATAACGGTTGTTTTTTTATACGTTAATACAAGAACCGACGAGATTGCCGCTCTTCGTTCGGAACAGCATTATATCCCTGTGTTGTTTTCCGTTCACAAAGGTGATGAGCATCTCTTTTCGGAACTTTTTATCTACCATCCGCTTACCGGGAAAGGCGCTTTTTTCGATATTCCGGGAGAACTCGGTATGATGATACCCTCATTAAAGAGAATCGATCGTATTGAAACGATTTTCGATCCGGACCATCCTGATGAATTTCGAAATGCCGTGGCAAAAATGACGGCGATAGATATTCCGTATCATATCATCGTTTCCTATGAGGATCTCGAAGGTGTGGTGGATCTCATGGGAGGCGTTGATCTCTTTATCGCCAATCCTGTTGAATATATGGAAAACGATCAGATCGTTCTCCTCCCGTCCGGAAGCGTCAGACTTGATGGTGCAAAGGCTGCACTGTACGGAACCTATCATGATCCCGATGAGTCGGATATTGAACGCATAAACCGGCGTCAGCGTCTTGCCCAGGCTTTTTTCGGACGGATGGGGGAAGAAGCTTCCTTACTCATGGAAGGAAGTGCTGAGAAGCTTTTGCACAAACGTATTTCCACCAACCTCAATAGACGGGCCTTCTCTTCTTATCTTGAATCGCTTACTCTTTTTGATGCTGATCGGGTTGTATTTCAACGTATTCTGGGGACGATACGGAATGTCGATGGGAAGGAACTCTTGTTTCCTCACTATGAGGGGAAGGTCGTCCGGGAAGCGGTTGAACAAACCCTCGTTTCCATCGCCAGTGAGGAAATCCTGAGTAATGAAGAGCTGACATTATCACTTGAGATTTTGAATGGCACTTCAAGAAATGGCCTGGCGGGAAGAACCTCTACGGTTTTTAAGGGCTTTGGGTATGAGGTCGTCGGCATTGGAAATGCACCCGAAACCGAGGTTGAAAAGAGTTATGTTGTCGATCATACAGGTGATATCACAAAGGCTCAGCGGGTAGCGAACCTTATCAGGTGCAAGGATGTTCGAAGCGCTTCGGAAACATCCCTTGCTTCAACTACCGATAGTGATGTTCTTATTGATGTAACTATTGTTTTAGGAAAGGATTTTGATGGAAGATACTGTAAGGAGGAATGA